In Lentibacillus amyloliquefaciens, one DNA window encodes the following:
- a CDS encoding YceI family protein, which yields MAKETFNVDTVHSEIGFSVKHMMISKAKGHFNEFDAVIEADPENLEDAKVEATIDVSSIDTKNKDRDDHLRSGDFFDVENHPKATFVANDIKKKSDNNYEVTGDFTLVGTTKPVTFNVVSEGQSKDPMSGNIVAGFSGETKINRKDFGLTWNATLETGGVLVADEVRITFEIEAHKAE from the coding sequence ATGGCAAAAGAAACATTTAATGTCGACACAGTACACAGTGAAATCGGATTTTCAGTAAAACATATGATGATTTCAAAAGCGAAAGGTCATTTCAATGAGTTTGACGCTGTTATCGAGGCTGACCCGGAAAATCTGGAAGATGCAAAGGTAGAAGCAACTATTGATGTATCCAGTATTGATACAAAAAACAAAGACCGTGATGACCACTTGCGCTCAGGCGATTTCTTTGATGTTGAAAATCATCCAAAAGCAACGTTTGTCGCCAATGACATCAAGAAAAAATCAGACAACAATTATGAAGTCACAGGAGACTTTACATTGGTTGGCACTACAAAGCCAGTTACATTTAATGTTGTTTCTGAAGGTCAAAGCAAAGACCCAATGAGCGGAAATATCGTAGCCGGTTTCAGTGGTGAAACAAAAATCAACCGTAAAGACTTTGGTCTGACATGGAACGCTACATTGGAAACAGGCGGCGTACTTGTAGCCGACGAAGTACGAATCACTTTCGAAATCGAAGCACACAAAGCAGAATAA